One Mixta gaviniae genomic window carries:
- a CDS encoding PAAR domain-containing protein: protein MSRCADPFSAARVDDGIEHTASKGWLVVGLIGGAIAGAAFTLATGGAGSVVVAATIAAAAGGGGLGEVLGSMSWAPPHQAGRLTAGSPDVFINGKPAIIAHLSTGECDEHGPGLQRVAEGSARVYINGFPAARIGDLLICSAAISGGSPNVRIGGETVQTDPISPAIPEWIDNVLLGVGLAATAVLAGSAVALLGLAGGMAGGYTGVLVGGRLYGDGSDGQKWSALGASFAGGITGVKGGTAFKAWRNITKSLINIKEIEPKLATEPDTAFFWSGRTDGIGGADVAESIAKSRNGVTLESIIKDKHIDIPEWDFDNPQSIKAWEDVSASYAKQVSGEIGAVVGQSLREGNLWENVELPRLIGNENVTKITIIDPATHAEKIIYQRRY, encoded by the coding sequence ATGAGTCGCTGCGCAGATCCCTTTTCTGCAGCGCGCGTCGACGACGGTATTGAACATACTGCCTCGAAAGGGTGGCTGGTTGTTGGGTTGATAGGCGGCGCTATTGCCGGAGCGGCCTTTACCCTGGCAACGGGCGGGGCTGGATCTGTAGTTGTCGCTGCCACTATTGCTGCAGCTGCTGGCGGCGGCGGACTGGGCGAGGTTCTCGGCAGTATGTCATGGGCGCCACCCCATCAAGCTGGCAGGCTAACAGCCGGGTCTCCTGATGTTTTTATCAATGGTAAACCAGCCATTATTGCCCATCTATCTACAGGTGAATGCGATGAGCATGGCCCCGGTTTACAACGGGTAGCAGAAGGATCAGCCCGGGTTTATATCAACGGGTTTCCGGCTGCACGCATTGGCGATCTGCTTATCTGTAGCGCCGCGATTAGCGGAGGCTCACCAAATGTGCGGATTGGCGGAGAAACAGTACAGACAGATCCGATTTCCCCGGCGATTCCTGAGTGGATTGATAATGTACTTTTGGGTGTCGGGTTAGCGGCAACGGCAGTACTGGCAGGTTCAGCTGTCGCGCTTCTGGGCCTGGCCGGAGGGATGGCGGGCGGCTATACCGGTGTACTCGTCGGTGGCAGATTATACGGCGACGGGAGTGACGGACAAAAATGGTCCGCTCTGGGAGCCTCATTCGCAGGAGGCATCACCGGGGTTAAAGGGGGGACTGCATTTAAAGCCTGGCGAAATATCACTAAGAGCCTAATAAATATAAAGGAAATAGAGCCAAAACTGGCTACCGAGCCGGATACGGCCTTTTTTTGGTCAGGACGAACAGATGGCATTGGCGGTGCCGACGTGGCTGAATCAATAGCTAAATCTCGAAATGGTGTAACTCTGGAATCCATAATAAAGGATAAGCATATCGATATACCGGAATGGGATTTCGATAATCCTCAAAGCATTAAGGCATGGGAAGATGTTTCGGCTTCTTATGCTAAACAGGTTTCTGGTGAAATAGGCGCAGTAGTTGGGCAATCATTACGTGAAGGCAACCTCTGGGAAAACGTTGAATTACCTCGATTAATAGGAAATGAAAACGTGACTAAAATTACAATAATCGATCCGGCAACGCACGCTGAAAAAATCATCTATCAACGGAGATATTGA
- a CDS encoding Imm74 family immunity protein has translation MKITGTNSYVMFDIDGKKIKAQGERVVGGFIAEQNTMKKFEPPYENEPVTDAIRQKYIQEAVRKTQGSHMVITFF, from the coding sequence ATGAAAATCACTGGAACCAACTCCTATGTCATGTTTGACATTGATGGGAAGAAAATTAAAGCGCAGGGTGAAAGGGTTGTGGGTGGGTTCATTGCAGAACAAAACACGATGAAAAAATTTGAGCCGCCCTATGAAAATGAACCGGTTACTGATGCCATCAGGCAAAAATATATTCAAGAAGCGGTTAGAAAAACCCAGGGTTCACATATGGTTATTACATTTTTCTGA
- a CDS encoding cation:proton antiporter yields MDFLGWTATSGGLLLVMSLASGWIHRGPVTSFGLFLLIGILFGPWALDLIRLDVLTHPDLAAHITEITIAASLFITGLKLRLPLKAGSWRIGGLLAFPAMLLTVLGMMAVVHWITGFSWPLSLAFAAIVAPTDPVLASLISVNHAGDDDAMRVALSSEAGMNDGSALPLLLLALLLLQGQEPASAGLFGHWLLKDVLWAIGMGSLIGYSFGRLIGIMATRLRSVHNDTAPNDFLALALIAISYAAAQTIDASGFLAAFAAGIGLRHAEVYVVKTFPPEQLPEDSRMAPAELLVNPNQRHLQEEYGPAHSVGLVVGDALSFGDTVERLLAALMVVALGVTLALHWNPIGLLLAAILFLVIRPLAVWISTIGTGTPLRRRWLIGWLGIRGIGSINYIAYAWVHGMSGPQAEAMADMALTLVAASVVIHGITVTPLLRRRHAWQVARSKAEEAQRQEEEEQENAQQR; encoded by the coding sequence ATGGATTTCCTTGGCTGGACCGCCACCAGTGGCGGCTTATTACTGGTTATGTCTCTGGCGTCGGGGTGGATACATCGCGGGCCGGTGACCTCTTTTGGTCTGTTTTTGCTGATCGGCATCCTGTTCGGCCCCTGGGCGCTCGATCTGATCAGGCTTGATGTGCTGACCCACCCCGATCTGGCGGCGCACATTACCGAAATCACCATCGCCGCCTCGCTGTTTATTACCGGGCTGAAGCTGCGCCTGCCGCTGAAGGCCGGCAGCTGGCGCATCGGCGGCCTGCTGGCGTTCCCGGCTATGCTGCTGACGGTACTGGGCATGATGGCGGTAGTGCATTGGATCACCGGTTTTTCCTGGCCGCTGTCGCTGGCGTTCGCGGCCATTGTCGCGCCGACCGATCCGGTGCTGGCGAGCCTGATCTCGGTTAACCATGCGGGCGACGACGACGCGATGCGCGTGGCGCTCTCCAGCGAGGCGGGAATGAACGACGGCTCGGCGCTGCCGCTGCTGCTGCTGGCGCTACTGCTGCTGCAGGGGCAGGAACCCGCCTCCGCCGGGCTGTTCGGCCACTGGCTGCTGAAAGATGTGCTGTGGGCAATCGGCATGGGATCGCTGATCGGCTACAGTTTTGGCCGCCTGATCGGCATTATGGCCACCCGGCTGCGCAGCGTGCATAACGATACGGCACCGAACGATTTTCTTGCGCTGGCGCTGATCGCCATCAGCTATGCGGCCGCGCAAACCATTGACGCTTCTGGGTTCCTTGCCGCCTTCGCCGCCGGCATTGGGCTGCGCCACGCTGAAGTCTACGTGGTGAAAACCTTCCCGCCGGAGCAGCTGCCGGAAGACAGCCGTATGGCGCCGGCGGAGCTGCTGGTTAACCCTAACCAGCGTCATCTGCAGGAAGAGTATGGCCCGGCGCATTCGGTCGGGCTGGTGGTCGGCGATGCGCTCTCATTCGGTGATACCGTGGAGCGCCTGCTGGCGGCGCTGATGGTTGTGGCGCTGGGCGTCACCCTGGCGCTGCACTGGAACCCTATTGGCCTGCTGCTGGCCGCGATCCTGTTTTTAGTGATCCGCCCGCTGGCGGTGTGGATCTCGACCATCGGCACCGGTACCCCGCTGCGGCGGCGCTGGCTGATCGGCTGGCTCGGTATTCGCGGCATCGGCAGTATCAACTATATCGCCTACGCCTGGGTACATGGCATGTCCGGGCCGCAAGCGGAGGCGATGGCTGATATGGCGCTAACGCTGGTGGCCGCCAGCGTGGTGATCCACGGCATTACCGTGACGCCGCTGCTAAGACGCCGACACGCCTGGCAGGTGGCACGCAGCAAAGCGGAAGAGGCACAGCGCCAGGAAGAGGAAGAGCAGGAAAACGCGCAGCAACGTTAA
- a CDS encoding alpha/beta hydrolase yields the protein MISRRRFLLGAGASLFSIKTGNLFARQNVIPLWPETPPGGGGPSGALHINKSGSWSNIVCPSIQRFQPEKPNGEAVLIAAGGGYCWIGMGREAWPVARWLNGFGYTTYVLSYRLPGEKWHAGPLAALQDAQRAIRMVRAMEDRVHVLGFSAGAHLLGMAAARPGYASYAPQDELDAVAPSVDSVGLIYPVITLQAPYNHTVTHRMLAGRQATPQQEAAWSIENYVTPAYPPTFLAQAEDDRISPPQNTLIMREACRRKGVPVELVQISRGGHGFGLGQAGTPAAIWDQAYALWLQSRRRRRVPMRTEAI from the coding sequence ATGATTAGTCGTCGGCGTTTTCTTCTGGGGGCCGGCGCCAGCTTATTTTCCATTAAGACCGGCAACCTGTTCGCACGCCAGAACGTGATCCCGCTCTGGCCGGAAACGCCGCCCGGCGGCGGCGGGCCGTCCGGGGCGCTGCATATCAATAAGTCCGGTTCCTGGTCCAATATCGTCTGCCCGTCTATCCAGCGTTTTCAGCCGGAGAAACCCAACGGCGAAGCGGTGCTGATCGCCGCGGGCGGCGGCTACTGCTGGATCGGTATGGGACGCGAAGCCTGGCCGGTGGCGCGCTGGCTGAACGGTTTCGGCTATACCACCTATGTGCTGAGCTATCGTCTGCCCGGCGAGAAATGGCATGCGGGGCCGCTGGCGGCGCTGCAGGATGCGCAGCGGGCAATCCGCATGGTGCGGGCGATGGAAGATCGCGTGCATGTGCTGGGCTTTTCCGCCGGCGCGCATCTGCTGGGCATGGCGGCCGCGCGGCCCGGCTACGCCAGCTATGCGCCGCAGGATGAGCTGGACGCCGTCGCGCCCTCGGTCGACAGCGTAGGGCTGATCTATCCGGTGATTACCCTGCAGGCGCCTTATAACCACACGGTCACCCACCGGATGCTGGCGGGCCGTCAGGCGACGCCGCAGCAGGAAGCGGCATGGTCGATTGAGAACTACGTGACGCCCGCCTATCCGCCGACCTTTCTGGCGCAGGCGGAGGACGATCGCATCTCGCCGCCGCAGAACACGCTGATAATGCGCGAGGCGTGTCGCCGCAAGGGCGTGCCGGTGGAGCTGGTGCAGATCAGCCGCGGCGGCCACGGTTTTGGCCTGGGACAGGCGGGCACGCCCGCCGCCATCTGGGATCAGGCCTATGCGCTCTGGCTGCAGTCGCGCCGTCGTCGGCGCGTGCCGATGCGCACCGAGGCGATTTAA
- the adhP gene encoding alcohol dehydrogenase AdhP: protein MKAAVVTKDHRVEVVEKTLRALKYGEARLKMECCGVCHTDLHVKNGDFGDTTGIILGHEGIGVVEEIGPGVTSLKPGDRASVAWFYEGCGHCEYCNSGNETLCRNAKNAGYSVDGGMAEECIVVADYAVKVPEGLDPAAASSVTCAGVTTYKAVKVSGIRPGKWIAIYGLGGLGNLALQYAKNVFNAKVIAVDINDDQLAFASEMGADMVINSRNEDAAKIIQERVGGVHAAVVTAVAKAAFNSAIDAMRAGGRVVAVGLPPESMSLNIPRLVLDGIEVVGSLVGTREDLTEAFQFAAEGKVVPRVQRRAIEEINEIFHEMENGKIRGRMVIDFTRQ from the coding sequence ATGAAAGCAGCTGTTGTCACCAAGGATCATCGCGTTGAAGTTGTGGAAAAAACGCTGCGCGCGCTGAAGTATGGCGAAGCGCGCCTGAAAATGGAGTGCTGCGGCGTCTGTCATACCGACCTGCACGTTAAGAACGGCGATTTCGGCGACACCACCGGGATTATTCTCGGCCATGAAGGGATTGGCGTAGTGGAGGAGATCGGGCCGGGCGTCACCTCGCTGAAGCCGGGCGATCGCGCCAGCGTCGCCTGGTTTTATGAAGGATGCGGTCACTGCGAATATTGCAACAGCGGCAACGAAACGCTGTGCCGCAACGCCAAAAACGCCGGCTACAGCGTCGATGGCGGCATGGCGGAGGAGTGCATCGTGGTCGCCGACTATGCGGTGAAAGTGCCGGAAGGCCTCGACCCGGCAGCGGCGAGCAGCGTGACCTGCGCGGGCGTCACCACCTATAAAGCGGTGAAGGTTTCCGGCATTCGCCCCGGCAAGTGGATCGCCATTTACGGGCTGGGCGGCCTCGGCAACCTGGCGCTGCAGTATGCGAAAAATGTCTTTAACGCCAAGGTTATCGCCGTGGATATCAACGACGATCAGCTCGCCTTTGCCAGCGAAATGGGTGCGGATATGGTGATTAACTCGCGTAATGAGGACGCGGCGAAAATCATTCAGGAGCGGGTCGGCGGCGTTCATGCGGCGGTGGTCACCGCGGTGGCCAAAGCCGCGTTTAATTCCGCCATCGACGCCATGCGCGCCGGCGGCCGCGTTGTCGCCGTCGGCCTGCCGCCGGAGTCGATGAGCCTGAACATTCCGCGTCTGGTGCTGGATGGCATTGAAGTGGTCGGCTCGCTGGTCGGCACCCGCGAAGATTTAACCGAGGCGTTCCAGTTCGCGGCCGAGGGCAAGGTGGTGCCGCGCGTACAGCGTCGCGCCATTGAAGAGATTAACGAGATCTTCCATGAGATGGAAAACGGTAAAATTCGCGGCCGCATGGTGATCGACTTCACCCGTCAGTAA